In Gloeocapsa sp. PCC 73106, the genomic stretch CGAGAAAAATTGAGGACACAATCGAAAAGTTGGAGCGAGGAGATGTATTAGTTAGGGTGCGTTCTCAAGAATCTGATCGACTGCTGCGTCGTTTGGGTTTACTGCAGTTGAGCACTAACTATACTGTATTAACTAGCGCTTTTATCTTGGCTGCTACTATTCTATTAGTCAATGGATATGTGAAAATAGCAATAGCGGCGATTTTAATAGCATTAGTACCAGCTTTTGCTCTGTTGCGTCTTTTAAGACGAATTGACCGCTTGGATCGAATGTTCTAGTAATCAGAGAGTAGCTTATGAAACTTCGCTTCACGGGTCTTTCAGATCTTGGACTAGTTCGCTCAGTCAATCAAGATAGTTATTATGTTGATGACCCTGGGGGACGCTTCTTTATAGTTGCTGACGGTATGGGGGGACACGCAGGAGGACAAGAAGCAAGTTCAATCGCCATTAAGGAAATACAAGCATATCTAGAAAAACACTGGGATGATCCCACAGCCACGGATATTCTGTTAGAACAGGCTTTTTCCCAAGCCAATCAAGGTATTCTTAAGGACCAATCAGAACATCCCGATAGAGGCGATATGGGCACTACTGCTGTGCTCTTACTTTTCCGTGGGGAGGCATCCTGGGCAGCTCATGTTGGGGATTCTCGTCTGTATCGTTTACGCGCTGCTAACTTAGAACAGGTGACCGAAGACCATACTTGGGTCGCTAGAGCCATCAAAAATGGGGATTTAACTAGAGAAGAAGCGAGGATCCATCCCTGGCGCCATGTACTATCTCAGTGCTTGGGGCGCAAGGATATCTATCAGATAGATTTACAAACCGTAGAGGTACAACCAGGCGATCGCTTTCTTCTCTGTAGCGACGGTCTCACCGAAGAAGTCCCAGATGAGTTAATTAGTAAATTACTAGCTGAAACTCCAGAACAAGCGGCTCAAATGCTCGTTGAAGAAGCTAAAGAGGCTGGAGGCTCAGATAATATAACTGTAGTAATTGTTGAAACTTTTTAATTCATGGATAAAGTCATTTCCATTCTCTCTGAAGAAGAGATCCGTCGCACTATTACTCGTCTTGCTTCTGAGGTAATTGAAAAGTCAGGGAATCTCTCTAACCTAGTTTTGCTAGGTATTTATACTAGAGGCGTTCCCCTGGCTCAATTACTAGCTAATCAAATTAGTATCCTGGAACAAGTAGAAGTATCGGTAGGTGCACTAGACATAACCTTTTATCGAGATGATTTGGACAAAATCGCCCTCAGAACACCTGCTAAAACGGATATTCCTTTTGATTTGACCCAAAAAACCGTAGTTCTAGTGGATGATGTGATTTATAAGGGGCGTACTATTCGCGCTGCTTTGAATGCGGTGACTGAATACGGACGTCCCGCTTTGATTCGTCTTTTGGTTTTAGTCGATAGAGGACACCGAGAATTACCTATTCATCCTGATTTCACAGGAAAAATGTTACCTACTGCTACGGAAGAAAGAGTCAAGGTTTATTTAGAAGACGTTGATGGTAGAGATGCGGTAGAGTTGATCAAAGCTCTTTAAGTTTTTGAGGCGATTTATGTATTTTAACCATCAGCTATTTTGGAAAGCCGTCAAAACTAGTTTTTCGCCCCAATATTTTCACCCACTTCACGCTTTC encodes the following:
- a CDS encoding Stp1/IreP family PP2C-type Ser/Thr phosphatase, producing MKLRFTGLSDLGLVRSVNQDSYYVDDPGGRFFIVADGMGGHAGGQEASSIAIKEIQAYLEKHWDDPTATDILLEQAFSQANQGILKDQSEHPDRGDMGTTAVLLLFRGEASWAAHVGDSRLYRLRAANLEQVTEDHTWVARAIKNGDLTREEARIHPWRHVLSQCLGRKDIYQIDLQTVEVQPGDRFLLCSDGLTEEVPDELISKLLAETPEQAAQMLVEEAKEAGGSDNITVVIVETF
- the pyrR gene encoding bifunctional pyr operon transcriptional regulator/uracil phosphoribosyltransferase PyrR, producing MDKVISILSEEEIRRTITRLASEVIEKSGNLSNLVLLGIYTRGVPLAQLLANQISILEQVEVSVGALDITFYRDDLDKIALRTPAKTDIPFDLTQKTVVLVDDVIYKGRTIRAALNAVTEYGRPALIRLLVLVDRGHRELPIHPDFTGKMLPTATEERVKVYLEDVDGRDAVELIKAL